The DNA window GTTAAGAAACTGCTTTACTATCTTTGCATGTTTGTCCAGAGACTGGACACAGGGACTACGTATATGTGTACATTATTCATATTCCCTGGTCAGCTGGAAATGAGATTCTCAGAGGCTGGCATGAAATGTCTACAAGAGCAACATCACGTAGGCAAACCTCTGAGAAGTAGCATTAGGTAACTGCTGCCTTAGAGACACACCTGTACCACAAACTTGTCATGTTGGCACAGGAAAAAGGTGTTGCTATTGCGAGAACAAATGAACAAACTGTTATTAGGCATAAAGACTGGGGCGCCTTGAGTGCCTACAGCTACCTTTCACCATGTTAAATTGGAGAGGAATGACCTGGAAAGGGAGATCTCTGCTTCTTCTccctgaaataaataaagagtTTTTCTGCTGCTATTACCCATAATGCAAGTTTTTTGCATTAGATAATATCCCCATCATGCACCCCCCTTCTAGCTGCAGAGGCAGTTGGGAAGAGAAGTATGAAAACGCACTTTTCACTGTTGAGGATTAAATGTCCCAAGAACCTCTGACTTGGAGTAAGGATAAAGAGTTTCCTAAAAATGTACCCATGTAAATGAAAATCTTTGCCTTGCTGGGTTCCTTTGGAAAAAGTATTATAGATGTGCCATCTGTAAAGTGCCCTTATCCCAACACAATAAGCATCTGGTATGTCCATCATTTAAAGACAATAGCGGTTTTTAAAGCCTGGAAACCTATATTCAGCCTAATCCTCCTAacaggcaaacaaacaaaacaacttccttgcaaaaagagaagaaaggcaaTGCAATCAAAGTGGAACCGTTTAGCCTAATCACTATCTAACTACCCACTAAGTATCTAACTATTTACATAAGAAAAGGTGTTGCTCTTGCAAGTTTTTCCTCCCCATCAGTGCCTGAGTTAGAAGAGCGGGCCGCTGGGGCTGCCTTCCTTTCATGTCCCTGGTCGGATGCACAAGGACACTTAAGGTGTGTTTGTGCTGACCGAAAGAACTCGCACATCAGAGTCCTGGGGTGGAACGCTCGATTATACCTCCGAGCGGGGCATGGTTGTAGGAAATGTCTGGAGTGATCGTTGTTAAACTGTTATAAAGGGGATAAATATTATTGAAAATCCTCCGTACTCAGCACTTCGGTTTTCTGCAGCTCAGCACTCAAGACGGCAGCCGAATCCGAGACACCAATAACATTTCCAAGCTCTCTGCTGCCCTCCAAAGCCTGGAAAACACACATTCAAGACGCGGTTCAATCTCATTGTAAACGACCTACTCAGACGCCTACAACTTACTATAAACATCTGAAGGAAAGAACTGTCCGCAATTTTTCATAAGCTATAAACGATGCGTGAGGCTCCACCTCACAGAAAGTCAACGGGATTAAAAAGTGTAAGGGTGCAAGAACACAGCTACTTCTGAAAATGGCATCCAGGTGCCTTCGaaagtgttatttaaaaatctccTGTTATTTACGCTTCATTTGTAAGTCTTCAGCTGTTTAAACAGATTAGCACTTGATCCCCAGAAAGCACTCTTGGCGCATGGACAAGCTTGCCAGAATATGTCAGTAAAATGGAAATCTGCAAGCGTTTAAGATTCCATCAACCACTCTCCTTGGCATTTCATGGTAGACCTAAACCCATACAATATCAATCtcagaagaaatagaaagaatttttcagtAAGGTTATCTACATAaacatttcaattaaaatattttaaattactgtcagtcattttttgtaaataaaatattgtcagaTCGTGTatgtaagtaaaataaatcaatacAGTACTTTGAGTACACTGAATTATTTGTCAGATATTGATATACAGCAATGAACCTTGTGCTAAATTtatccaggaaagaaaaacgTGACTAAAACAGAGAAGTTATTTGCATTTTAGCATGTATTAAACAGACTATTAAATGATGAGGCATTAATGATAAATTAAATAGTGCAATCACTTCAACACAAAGGGATATTTCACCTTCAAGGACATAAAAATCTATGCAGTAATAAGTCATACCTCAAGCTATGAACAACAGTTGATAACTACTTCATATGCTTTTATTCGTGTACAAAACGAGAAGTgataacaaataaaaattgtgTTCTTGGAAAAGCAACTCCTctaccttaaaaacaaaaatctactTAGTTCTgggttggtggttttttttcttcatttctggaTTTCCAAGACAAACGTGTGTGGTTTcaagtattttatttgcttctttaTTCCTTAAAACTCCAATGTTGCATAcaatattttaagttttaatcCAAATCCTAtattaaaacacattaaaaaaatatcagtgtaaACCAGACCTTTAGGCTTCTCagattttctcttattttcagaATTCTGACCAATGAACTTTTCACTTTGGACTGCAATTCCATGAACCTGcataaagttaaaataaaataatttaattagcCACATCAGGACTTGCAGAATATCAGTGCTTACAATGTTTGTCAGAGTTTCTCCACATTGTAATCAGGATGGATCTAGGTAAACTGTGAACAGATTGGCTGTGCAACCTGATTGTGCCACATAACATCAAATATAACTTGCCTTTGGTTAGGATTTGTATGCGAACAGCCAAAAGTACATATATCctcattttaagaaaagcaatacTAGAGGATTTTCTTATGATCATGCAGGAAGACAATAGTAAAACTAGGAATTTAACCAATCTGTCCCTAACAACAGGTGAGCTCACCAAACCCAAAAACTGTTTAAGATCATTCAGTTGTAGCCACAGGGAACAGGAGAAgttaaaaccaaacccaacagaGGTAACATTGCAGGATGTTTTTTGTTCCTATCTCCCCTTTTAAGacacaaatatattttactacCAGTGCAGAGATGTACAGCCTTCAGTTTAATGTGTTTTGCCATAAAAATTACAATAACATGCACTCAGATTAGATCTAAATGGCAGACTTTAATGCATGATTAAGGAGTTGCACTGAATAtgtattggaaaaaaatccttccatgAATGCTTAAGGTATTTTCTCTGAACCATTTGCAAACCAAATGGAGACAACAGAGGAATTAATCTATTTACTACTTCCTCACACATAAGGGAGAATCAGACTTATAAGAAACTTTACAGTTAGATACAGAACTACAGTATGAGAAGACCTTATCACTTGTATTACAACACTAGAACAGAAGGctacacaaaaaagaaaatcctaatgTCAGTGTCTTGTACAATGTATGTTCCAACTGTAAAAAATAAAGTGTACGAAAGTTCACATAAATATTACCGTGTGGGTGTTATAAGTGTGTTTTACTGGCATGTCACTAACTGCTAGTCTGCTGCAAATCTTGCAATTTTTAATAACCATATTGAATTATCGAATGCAAACATTTACATGTCAATGGAGACTACAATTACTTCAATTGTTCTGTTtacaattttcagttttccaccGGTATAACtgttaagattttatttttcactaccTAACATGCCATCCAAACAATTCTACTATCCGTCCAGCTCCATCACTTAGAAGATACTTACTGTCCTACACTGAAGAAATTTCAAGCTAACGGTGAGGGAAAACATcccttacaagaaaaaaaactccaacacACAGAGTTCAAGTGCAGTCAAAAGAAAGAGCTACAACTTCAAACATAAGAAACATAATATTTAGTTGAATAAATGTCCCAAATATTGTtagtaaaaatgaaaagcatgcATAAAATCTCTAGCCTCAAGGGAATTTTCATCTGAGACACCAGGTACAACTATGATACAAATATTTAATCCACACaatacagaaacagaataaCAGGATCAGTGTATACTGAAGAACATGATGAGAGAAACCCGCTTAGCTACAACCCCGCGATTATTTAATGTCAGCTAACAAACATGGTGATACTTCTTCCAGTAACACAAGCTGCAGCACCGCAGCTGCACTGCGCCTTCAGTGTCAACAGGACTTAGAGCACGGCCTGTTGTCAGAAGCAGGAACTTGAGGAAAGTACAAAGAAGCTGGTCAACAAAGAAATATGTGGGCAAGGGAGGTCTGCATTACATTGCCAGGTGAGCTCTTCATGACAAACTAGGGTAACAGGAAATGCACCTTagattttggaaagaaagttttggttttttttttgccagaccTACAGAGAGGAGAATTCAAAGAACAATTTGAATTGGATGCACAGGCACTGGGCCTGAATGAAATACAGGACACTCGCATTACACAGAGtgataaaaaatatataatatcgtagaggagagaagaaatgtGGTAAAGCTATGCTGATGCTGAGCTTTCAAGACTTTCTCAAAGAGATGTCAAAGACATACATCAAGAGGACAAGTTAAAGTATCATCTAAAAGACAGGACAACACAATAGGATAATAAAACTTCAAGAACACAAAATGTAGACAGTGTTGAAGGATaacaataaagaattttttaaaaaatttttgcTAATAAGAGATCACAAGAGTCTGGTAAATGCACtttcagttaaataaaaagGATGGAAATGGATAGAGGACTATCAAGGATAATAAATACTGTATTAGTAGCAAGAACTATGAACATTCTGTTTGAGGAAGGAAACTTTCAGATTTTTAGAGCTTAAGCTCTAGTCTAGCTAAGTAGTTTTCCTGAGCACATACAACTTCCATATTATAAGAACTGGTAACTTCCACGACTTCCTAATTGGGTACCTTCCCTTAAAAGATGAAAGGCATCCTTGATACAATCCAACATACATGATTCACAGCTTTCCACTTTttcacccattcctatcaaagacgaaacaaatatttcttttgtccaACTCTAAGGGATGGATGTGCTTGTTTTGGCTGAAATACGTAACACATTTAGCCTGACACCTCAGTGTTGGCATGGAATATTTCAATTCACTTTTCAGCTGAGATCTGGCAATGTTATGAACAATGTTAtaaacaattaaatatttttttcacaacagAAAAGATCAAGCCATACTAACAACATGAGGCACTAGTAGCCTTACTTCTAACATACTTTATCACTTCTCCTTTCTCACATCTATCAAGTTTAGGAAAGCAGTTCATCACATATTTCACCTGAAACATTTAAGTGCTTTACTAACTGAGGACTGCTCAAAGTCCATTAATGTCAGGAAGCTTACAGCTTAAAATAAGATTGTGGCAGAAAAgacaagaattttaaaagattttgcaAAGCAAACACAAGGTTTTGCTATGACCATCTGAGACTAATTTTTAATCAAAGAGTGTCCTGCATTACTGGCTCTGTGTCTTAGCCAGTTaatctttcaaaaaataaggtaaagaaCGTACACCTGTAGAGGAGTCTGGAAAGGCAAAATGTACCTTCCTTTCAGTAGTTTGATTATGATACCTCACTGTGCAGTACTATGAGTGTGACTCCTGTAACTGGCAGTGCCTTTCACCCTGTGAGAGACTGAACTGGCTGGACCATTGTATTGCGAACCCTGCATGAATCTGTACCTCTAGCTCTAAGCCTGCCACCCAGTGCCTCCGAATATCCAATCCTGTGGAAtgagaagtattaaaaaaagtaattgccATGAATTTAATTCTGTATGAAATATAATCTTTCATAAGTAAAAATCACGGCAGAAGACACTTACGCATCCTCCTCTGTTTGAGGCTGCCCTCTTCTGGATAATCTGCTTTTTGCATTGTTCTGCTTAGTTCCATCTCCTATCAGgttcacaggaaagaaaataaacaacaatgACGAAAATAAGAAACTGAGTACTTGAAGAACTCAAAAAAGGTGTTAGTATGAACCCTGAATGTTGAATGGTCTTTTAGGAAGAGAGAAAACTCAACACTCATGAAGCAGGACGGATGTCCTTGTAAGGAAACATTCTAAGGTCACTATAATTTACTCTTTTGACCTCTCATCACTTCACATTACATTTATATTTGTGGAAAACTTGGGATTATATTGGGCATTAATAACTGGAAGTTAGTATAATTCTGACACAGTCACCACGTTCTACTCGGAAACTTTTTATGCTATTACCTGTCTAAATATAACATATTAGCACAGAGCATCATCATGAAAATGCTGCAATGACTGAATAATGAAACCTCCATATTCCTTTCATAAGAACTGCTTGGTCCCAACTCCATCTTGtaaacagctacaaaaagaAACTGCTAATTATTTCTAAACATTCTGACATGCTATATtgacaatataaatattttagctCATCATACTAAGTGGTAAATCCTATGCCAGTTGCCATTATTCTGCATGGTGAGCTGTATTTCTACATTTCAGATCCATGTTTCTGTGAGGAAACAGGAACAGGGTATTACCACAGAAATCCATTCCGATGGATTAATTAATGAAACTGAGGCTCACGTGGTGTTGGTAAACTGGTGGGCTGCCTTTCTGCCACTGTAGGTTGGCCACTCTTAAATGCCTGGATTCCAAGATAAGTGTCAAACACATACTGCTCTCCCAGAGCAGGTGGACAGGGGTATGTTTGCAGTGATGCTGATTAGATGAAGAAAGTTAGTGCTGCATTAATAACATCTTTGGTTCACTGGTTGCTGTCTACTTGAGACTGTTCAACAGACCCTTACAAAGGCCTCATTATGTGTACTGTTAAGTATAACAATATACCTCTTATTATAAAAGATTTTCTGAATTTCCACCTCTTTCCACAATTTATCACAACCTATACAATTCAGACagaaaacatattaaaataaaaataggttaAAACGTTGCTTTAAAGTGATTACATTAGCTTGTCAATTCTGCTTGTCTTCCAACAAGCATATCAGGAGGCTGATGTGCCAGCAGAAAAACTACTGCATCCCTCCTAACTAATATGTAACAAATAGCATATACTGTCTCATTTGATAGGATCTCACAGTACAAGACTGATGAATCTACTGAAACCTGAGTAGCCATAACTATTCAGGGTATTGTGCTCCACAATCTATACAGTCACCTCTTGACACTTCCAAGTGTTCTATCTGCCTGGGTTCCAGCAATAGAGAGGTCACAtctgaagagcagaaataatttctattcAGTTGCAGCTGAAGTTGAAAACATCACGTAACATGCAGGTTTTGTAACTTCCACCTTAAGGATTTCCCCCCTCAACAGTCACACACTCCGTCTCCCATCTCCTCTTGCAGAGTAAAAGCTCCCTTTCTGGATGCAGTTCTGTTCTTCTGTGCGGTGGATTTCTCTTGGACCCAACTCTCATTAAAGACAAAATGGTGGAGATCTATGCATACATATGAAGTGGGAGAGGCATCATCatgctttcattcttttatttctgataaCAGTCTTCCCTTAAACAATCATCAGTGCATTCGACAATTAGTGACTTAGAATTGGATACCAGTAATTCAGCTTTAGAGTTCACTGTAGTGAACAAGCAATTGTGTTACAAGCAATTTCCATCTGTCTCCTCAGAGCGATAAACATGTGCAACTTTGTGTACTTCATGCAATGCAAACTATGATTTCATAACTAACGGCATTAACTTTgtaatgattttaatttttttttttgcttttggttacagaaaaatagaatataGATTATACTCCAACACCTTACTTACAGCTGATATGCTTAATTATTAAAACACtacaatacttaaaataaaagtcTTTTCAGAAGGATAAAAGAAGTTGTGGGTTTAAAAGGACAACCTGAAACCTGTGATATAAGAGGAAGTCTTACATACCACCACCTTGTAACTATAagaacacagtaaaaaaaaaaaagagggctaGGTGAATAATTATCCACCTAAATGTCAGCCATTATCATGTGATCACTCTTTTTATAGGCAAAAAGAATGTTCCCCTATGTCCATACTTAATATCACTATGGAAATACAGTACATGTTCACCTTTCCCATTGACATCCTGATAGACAGGCATTTTAATGTGACATTTTGGCCCCCTTTCTGTTTCACTTAAGAGAGAAGGCATGCAATACAAATGTACAGATgctgaaataaattttgaaatttgCAGTCAATTTAAACATTTGTGTATTGTCACATGTTGCGTCACCAAAAATGCATCTACTAAAGGAAAGAGGTCATTAAAGCGAGGAGTTGCAAACGTGTAGGGATATTCAGGAGAACATATGTAAAGAGCCAtcgcattttttattttgtatctgGTTGCCATCACATtatacaattttaaaagctttttgcaAAGGTGTTAAAGTGCAGTGGATATCCAGCCAGGCTGAGGTATAGTTTCACATTCTGCAGACAGccacaaaattaaaatctgcatttacgcataaaaaatcacaagttttttttcagaagtgcttttgTGATGTGGCAACACTAGCAGAAAGCTTCTTGCTCCCAAGTGCCTCAGGCTGTAGTCAAAGGGGTCACAGACTGTTCTCATCTGATTCTCCACTCAGGATACAGGCAATCTTAATTCAGCCATCAGCAGCAGCCAGGTACAACATGCCTCACTGTGCTCAAACCTGAATACTTATTGCCACCACTCTGGGTGAGAACGTAGGATGACGCATCATGACAAAACAATTAACTGAAGTTTGGGATGAGCTGACCTTTCCAGGACATAACGGATGGCAGTAAAGGCAAACCAATTCATTGCGCTAACAACAGCCATAGCTCTGATCTGATGGAGAATGCCCACTGGCAGCTCTTCTCATTGAAAGGCATTGAGTTGATGCATGCAAACACAACATTCCCTTCTTACTGATGGAAGCAAACTAAGTCAGAATGCGGCTCATTGAAAGAGTTACTTTTCAGTGTCAGAAAGCCGGAAAACAGTGGGGTTAGATTGCTGCCTGACTTGGTATAAACTCCAAGGCAGAAGTCCAACACATAGCCAGGAGGACCTGTGGGAATACTTTTAACAATGGTTTAAGCAACCTCATTGAAGAGGAAAATAGTCCCGAAGAGAAGCTGTTTATAGTCTTTTAAGAATCCAGGGGCCAATACTTTAAAGGGCTGATTAAATCTCAGTAAAGATTTCTTGATATAAGAGTAGGGGCGTGGAAATACCCATAGTGCCAAATAATCATCTTTTTAGGAATCAAGAAGTAGCCATTAGTTTTGAGAGAAGGAATTGTTTGTAAGGCAGGGAAGGCACTGTGGCAAAGTTCTTTACTGCCTGGTAGACAGAGGTTTACTCCCTCCATCCCAAACCAGGAAGTGTAATAAATAAACTACGTCTTTCATTGCAAATGGCAACATAGTTCTCAAAAGGCCACAAAATTAAACACACATCAAGGGCATATATCTTAAATTTTATGAAGGCAAGGATGTTCTAAAGTACAGATCCCTTTCAAGATATGCGGTTTGCACAACTAGTTAAGATATGCTATCACTCACTGAAAGTATACAGAGGAATTAGTCTAATCCTAAAGGCTTCTTGAAATGTCAGTTgttgaaataataatttttctacTAGTTCCAGGGACAAATACCCAATTCAAAACTATTGCACTAGAGTAGAGGAGCAGCTGTCCTAGGCAGAACTAGAATCAGCAGAGAACTTGGTAGGAAGTTGTGAATCTTCCAGCTGGAAGGGAGTGCTCATGAAAAACTGTTTTACAGACACGTAATGAGGACACAAAGCCAGGCCATAATGAAGACTGGCAGCACAATAAAGGATTAGGATATAGCTGTTCCGTTTAGTTTTCGAGCATGACTACtaaataggaaaacaaaacaaaacaaaacccctgcACGCAGACCTGTAACTACACATAGCTAAACTGCCAACAAAACATCCAATGCTTCCATGCCTCCTCAAGTACTCgactatttttaaataaggaaaagggACATAATGCTCTCAGATTGTAGTATTTTCTGCTCTAAGGATTTCAGTAACTTTCATTTTTTAGTTCAGCCAGTTTTGACAGAATCCCAAAATTTCATGATCacattctttaaaacaaaacaaaacaaaaaatcccctTTATCCTGGAGGAAAAATCCACTTTAACAGACCCATCATGACAGCACACAATGCAATAGCTAGTGCAAAAATCTGCAGACATCTAGATAAATTTCAAACTGTGGTTATTCTATCCTGCTCAGAATATTTCTGCTCATCATAATTCATGAATGTTAGTAAGGCCTCAATTACTGCACATAAATTCCAAAATATATGGGGCATAAAAGGCTCTTTAACCCAACAAAAAGGCATAACAAGAACTGATGGCTGAAAATTAAAGCCAGACAAATTCAAAATcagagagatttatttttttaatagcgAAAGTAATTGAACAAGGAACTTGCTAACAAGGGAAGTGATGAatatattattgttattgttgttattactattattattattatttgaagTCTGCAAATCAAGGCTTAACCTTCTTTCTAGGAATTGTattgcaaggaaataaaaagcttttgggCTCTATAAGGGAAAGATGACAAGAAAGtcttttagtattttctttttttttttaatattataaagTTACAACAGGTGACATAATGGTTCCTTAACACTTAAAATGACTGCAACCTACACAACCATAAAAGCAGGTTACCTACTGAAAACATATTTCCTGAGCAGTTATAGTTTGTCTGCATCAAAAGCTGTGACAGTGTAACTAAGTGGACATATATTCTGAAGTGAATTGGAAATAATATAGAAAGCACATTTCCTAAGAGCAAATGACATTCAATGTTACATTAGATTAATTAAAGATTGCCTTGAAGTGCTTTACTGTGAAAAACAAGAGTAAAATATTACATAAAAGAATGCAAACCAGAACAGTTAAGCTAACTACCCTTTTAGCTTTGATCTGATAAAATCTATGTTATTTTCAATATTCATAGAAAAAGACTCAAGAGCTGAGAAACGCTATAGGTATGTATGCGCGAATACAAGCAAGCATTTACCCATGAGAGTCCAGACCTCAGCTGTGTAAAATACAACAATGGATTGAACTGCCTCACAAGAGGGTAACCCGGGACTTCCTTGCAATAATCTGAAGTAACACACAGCAACCTCAGAACATCTCCCCCATGTAATCCAAAGAACAACAAAGTCACCGTCAGTAGCATGTATCAGTTCTGCCAATGGTAGCTGGGactgagaaagaaagcaaacaaaggaCATTCCTAGAACAAATATGCCTTATTAGTGGAATCAATGGAATTACTGACCAAAATGCCAGTGCAGTTTTTTTCTAAGccaaaatcaaacatttttcatgctgaTCAAAAAGAAGCAATGGTTGTTTCGTGAACACCCAAGATCTATAATGAAAAGATTCATGCTTTAAAAATCCACATCAGCTTCTCCAAAAGAGGTGAAAATTCGTTAAGAACAGAAAGAACTCAAACATACCACATGAGACATTAAGTTACTAAATCAGGTCCGTAACCAGAAAAATATTGCAATAAGAAAGACAGAATGTTCAACTAACCATGTGATGGGTGAATTTGGAAGTCTTGTGGATTCTGAGTTGTGGGAGATGAAAACGGACTCATTTGGCGTGTTCCTGTTGTTGGTGAGTAAGAGTTAAGAGTTTTCTTCCTGGACTTCTGAGGTGTCACATCAGATGGCTAAAATgtaagaaaagacaaagaattTAGTTGAAAATTGGCTAAAGACAAAGAAGCACCCACATCTATCTAAACCAAAACCAGCTGTAAACTTACTTTCTGCAAACTAAACACATTTTGgcttctgccttttctctcaGCAGACTCACATACTGCACTTCAACTGGGCAAAGCCTCTCTGAACATTTACTATCTGGTAATTGATTTTTCTAAGTAATTCCTAATTTTATGTACTCCCATTTATGGAAAGCCTGTGACCCACATTGTGTTGTGCTGACCATCACTGTTTGCCGGATGCTCTCCAAGCCTCCCTATCATCTATCATCAgttttactcaaaaaaaaaaaaaaaagcctttcaaacACCAGCCTCCCAGTTTACAGTAACAAAAGTATGCGGTTTTCAGAACTTTGGTATTCTGGCATAACCACacagggtttggttttggttttgttttttagcttttttgttcatttgttttaaaagcagacaAAACCTGGTGTTATCCTTCTTACAGTACTGGGAATTTAACTGTTTCCAAACAAGACCAGCCACATTCAAAGAGAAGGATGCAAGCAGCATATAACTCATTTCGCTGTATTAACATGCACAGAATAAAGGGTCACTCTGCGCAAAACCACTTTTTCCGGTCACTTTCAAAATTCTCTCAAGGGCTCAAAGAGGGGCTGTCAAAGCAGTGATACAGACacttttttttacagttcagggatttccccccccccccctggGAAAAACACAATCAACAAAGCAAATCTCATAGAAAACCAGAATAagatatttcttaatttttttaaatggttacAATTCTAGGTATTTAGAGTTTGAGAAGCAAATtgccttttcttaatttttgcaACTGTAGCAAGTAAAGGAATGACTCATCTACTGCCTAAACAACTACCCTTTTATACCAACTTGAGCCTCATTCCATCTGTAAAACCAAGAATATGTCATTTGTCTTCACGTCACTCTTCACAGTCACTCAATGTCATGCAGTATTTCTTCATTGGAAGCTTTATTACACATGATTTTTCTGTAATctcttttaataaattaaataataaatggaATTTAATGTTAGAAGAAGCATAATAGACGAGCATATTACACTGTTCCAATTCCATGAGTGAAATAGGATGTGAGGGTCTGGAGTTTATGTTCATTAAAGAGCACACAGTACTTAAGCcaagctgggggaaaaaataaaactgaaataaccAGACAACCTGATATTTGCATTTTGCTAACTGACATTTCCCCTGCAATTTCAAATTAATAactattcttttcctttccatacTTAATCATATGTTGTCTTGTTGCTCATGCTACTCCTTTTAAAACCAGATGAAACAAAGGGCATACAAATCTTTACGTCCAGTAAGgattcctcagcacaggaatcTTCTGCATGCTCTGGGCAAAGGATCTGCTGGGGACATGGTGGTGAGCAAAGGCACCCTGGGTCCAGAGCACAGTACAGAATGGAAAGGCAACTCTGGGAAGGCCCAAACCTCATAGGTTTAAGGTCTCACAAATATCCCCTGGAAAACTGAATTACAGCAATTTTA is part of the Phaenicophaeus curvirostris isolate KB17595 chromosome 8, BPBGC_Pcur_1.0, whole genome shotgun sequence genome and encodes:
- the ITGB3BP gene encoding centromere protein R isoform X1, whose amino-acid sequence is MSVKRALKLDTVKKDDPSDVTPQKSRKKTLNSYSPTTGTRQMSPFSSPTTQNPQDFQIHPSHGDGTKQNNAKSRLSRRGQPQTEEDAFMELQSKVKSSLVRILKIRENLRSLKALEGSRELGNVIGVSDSAAVLSAELQKTEVLMSQAEQLQLLKRNQGNLPAREYVQTVGSSAFLKSLLD
- the ITGB3BP gene encoding centromere protein R isoform X2 is translated as MSVKRALKLDTVKKDDPSDVTPQKSRKKTLNSYSPTTGTRQMSPFSSPTTQNPQDFQIHPSHGDGTKQNNAKSRLSRRGQPQTEEDAFMELQSKVKSSLVRILKIRENLRSLKALEGSRELGNVIGVSDSAAVLSAELQKTEVLMSQAEQLQLLKRNQGNLPARGIM